One Candidatus Hinthialibacter antarcticus DNA window includes the following coding sequences:
- a CDS encoding PQQ-binding-like beta-propeller repeat protein, protein MKNLALTRNMLFTAMTFLIVAVCLTADASNQWDRFRGPNGSGVAEGANPPVEFGADKNLQWKAELPKGQSSPVMWNDKIFITGFEDSKLITVCIDRKTGNALWKKAFAVDKVESHHSQNSPASSSPAVDSEHVYIYFGSYGMLCYDHDGAEVWTTPVRTPMNMHGTATSPVLYKDFVYLIHDSLDGDSYLLALNKNDGSEAWKAKREVYNPNWSTPLLWSKGSGDELIVLGGGRLTSYDPLSGEEHWTVDGFGAAIPIPIVGGDYLLASTLSATESDSKVNYFSWNYFVKFDENGDQLVSAEEIPDDVMITMDPDLPEGKMPAEGIIEWVDRDQSRSMSEEELTNFINLVSLNVRSSIKAVKSDGKGKNEVVWKYERSIPYMPSSIYVDGLVYLCKAGGVVTCLDAKTGEEVYRKRLGVKENYSSSPVSANGRIYISSQAGKITAFTTGREPEVLGTNDLGEGVNATPMIADDAIYVRTETALWAFGK, encoded by the coding sequence ATGAAGAACCTTGCCCTTACTCGCAATATGCTTTTTACAGCAATGACATTTTTAATCGTGGCCGTTTGTCTTACTGCCGACGCAAGCAATCAATGGGACCGTTTTCGCGGGCCGAATGGAAGCGGCGTAGCAGAAGGTGCGAACCCGCCTGTCGAATTTGGAGCAGACAAAAATCTTCAGTGGAAGGCCGAGTTGCCCAAAGGCCAATCGTCGCCTGTGATGTGGAACGATAAGATTTTTATCACCGGATTCGAAGATTCAAAATTGATCACTGTTTGTATTGACCGCAAAACAGGCAATGCGCTTTGGAAGAAAGCCTTTGCCGTCGACAAGGTTGAATCTCATCATTCTCAAAACAGCCCGGCGAGTTCGTCGCCCGCCGTTGATAGCGAACATGTGTATATCTATTTCGGGTCTTATGGAATGCTGTGTTACGACCATGACGGCGCCGAAGTCTGGACGACGCCGGTCCGTACGCCGATGAACATGCACGGTACGGCGACCTCTCCGGTACTGTACAAAGATTTCGTCTACTTGATTCACGACAGCCTCGACGGCGACTCGTATCTCTTAGCGTTAAACAAAAACGACGGCTCAGAGGCATGGAAAGCCAAGCGCGAAGTCTATAACCCCAACTGGTCGACGCCCTTGCTCTGGAGCAAAGGCTCCGGCGATGAACTGATTGTCTTAGGCGGCGGGCGCCTGACTTCGTACGACCCGCTTTCCGGCGAAGAACATTGGACGGTGGACGGGTTCGGCGCGGCGATCCCCATCCCAATCGTGGGCGGCGACTATTTGTTAGCCAGTACGTTGTCTGCCACAGAATCTGACTCAAAAGTAAATTATTTTTCGTGGAACTATTTTGTGAAATTCGATGAGAATGGCGACCAGTTGGTTTCCGCCGAAGAGATTCCCGATGACGTTATGATTACAATGGACCCCGATTTGCCTGAGGGTAAAATGCCCGCCGAAGGCATTATTGAATGGGTGGATCGCGACCAGAGCCGTTCAATGTCAGAAGAAGAACTGACCAATTTTATTAACCTGGTTTCATTGAATGTGCGCTCGTCAATCAAAGCGGTGAAGTCTGACGGCAAAGGGAAGAACGAAGTGGTTTGGAAATATGAACGCTCGATTCCTTACATGCCTTCCAGCATCTATGTCGACGGTCTCGTCTATCTCTGCAAGGCGGGCGGGGTTGTTACATGCCTGGACGCAAAAACCGGCGAAGAGGTCTATCGAAAACGATTGGGCGTCAAGGAAAATTATTCGTCGTCTCCTGTCTCCGCGAACGGGCGTATTTATATCTCATCACAGGCTGGAAAAATCACCGCATTCACAACAGGTCGCGAGCCGGAAGTTTTAGGGACGAACGATTTGGGCGAAGGCGTCAACGCGACGCCGATGATTGCAGACGACGCAATCTATGTGAGAACCGAAACCGCCTTATGGGCGTTTGGTAAATGA
- a CDS encoding addiction module protein has translation MNANAEKIMLEALELPPGVRALIVEKLIESLDAAPTTELSPEWKAEIQKRCQEIDRGAVELRDVDDVFKQAAQSLP, from the coding sequence ATGAATGCGAATGCAGAAAAAATTATGTTAGAAGCGCTCGAGTTGCCCCCTGGCGTTCGCGCGCTGATTGTGGAAAAACTGATCGAGAGTTTAGACGCCGCCCCGACGACTGAACTTTCGCCCGAATGGAAAGCCGAGATTCAAAAACGTTGTCAAGAAATTGATCGCGGCGCGGTTGAACTTCGCGATGTAGATGACGTGTTTAAGCAAGCGGCTCAGTCGTTGCCATGA
- the sufB gene encoding Fe-S cluster assembly protein SufB, which produces MSSSNETIQDALQEYKYGFVTDVEVEAFPKGINEDIVRMISAKKNEPEFMLEWRLKAFRHWLEMKEPQWPHFKYGPIDYQDAYYYAAPKSDKDKPKSLDEVDPEILETYNKLGIPLKEQEVLAGVAVDAVFDSVSVHTSYKEKLAELGIIFCSFSEAVLNHPDLVKKYLGTVVPYTDNFYATLNSAAFSDGSFVYVPKGVRCPMELSTYFRINAENTGQFERTLIIADEGSYVSYLEGCTAPQRSTQQLHAAVVELVALKGSTIKYSTVQNWYPGDKDGNGGILNFVTKRGKALEDSKISWTQVETGSAITWKYPSCILQGDNAVGEFYSVALANNHQQADTGTKMVHIGKNTKSTIISKGISAGQGQNTYRGQVKIMKNADGARNYTQCDSMLMGDRCGAHTFPYIDVHNNTAHIEHEATTSKIGEDQIFYCQQRGLSEEDAVNLIVNGFCKEVFRELPMEFAVEAQKLLSISLEGSVG; this is translated from the coding sequence ATGTCCTCATCTAACGAAACCATCCAGGACGCGCTACAAGAATATAAATACGGTTTCGTCACCGATGTCGAAGTGGAAGCGTTCCCAAAAGGGATCAACGAAGACATCGTCCGCATGATATCGGCCAAGAAAAACGAGCCGGAATTCATGTTGGAGTGGCGTTTGAAGGCTTTTCGCCATTGGTTGGAGATGAAAGAGCCGCAATGGCCCCATTTTAAGTACGGCCCTATCGACTACCAGGACGCCTACTACTACGCCGCGCCTAAATCAGACAAAGACAAGCCCAAAAGCCTGGATGAAGTTGATCCTGAGATTTTAGAAACCTACAACAAACTCGGCATCCCGCTGAAAGAACAAGAAGTGCTGGCGGGGGTTGCTGTGGATGCGGTGTTTGACAGTGTGTCTGTCCATACATCGTATAAAGAGAAACTCGCAGAGTTGGGCATTATCTTCTGCTCGTTCTCAGAAGCCGTTTTGAATCATCCCGACCTGGTGAAGAAATACCTGGGTACGGTGGTTCCGTATACGGACAACTTCTATGCGACGCTCAACTCCGCCGCATTCAGCGATGGCTCGTTTGTGTATGTGCCGAAGGGCGTACGCTGTCCGATGGAGCTCTCGACCTATTTTCGTATTAACGCCGAAAATACCGGACAGTTTGAGCGGACGCTGATCATCGCCGATGAGGGTTCGTATGTCAGTTATCTCGAAGGCTGCACCGCGCCGCAACGCAGCACCCAGCAGCTACACGCCGCAGTGGTCGAACTGGTTGCGCTCAAAGGCTCGACCATCAAGTATTCGACCGTACAGAATTGGTACCCCGGCGATAAAGACGGCAACGGCGGCATTCTTAACTTCGTCACCAAGCGCGGCAAGGCGCTGGAAGATTCGAAAATCTCGTGGACGCAGGTCGAAACCGGTTCTGCGATTACGTGGAAATACCCCAGCTGCATCTTGCAGGGCGATAACGCAGTCGGTGAGTTTTATTCCGTTGCGTTGGCCAATAATCACCAGCAGGCCGATACCGGGACGAAGATGGTGCACATCGGCAAGAACACCAAGAGCACCATTATCTCAAAAGGCATTTCCGCCGGGCAGGGACAAAATACCTACCGCGGCCAAGTCAAGATCATGAAGAACGCCGACGGCGCCCGCAACTATACCCAGTGCGACTCGATGTTGATGGGCGACCGCTGCGGAGCGCATACGTTCCCGTATATTGACGTACACAACAACACCGCTCACATCGAGCACGAAGCGACTACATCGAAGATCGGCGAAGACCAGATTTTCTATTGCCAACAGCGCGGGCTTTCGGAAGAAGATGCGGTCAACCTCATCGTTAACGGCTTTTGTAAGGAAGTGTTTCGCGAATTGCCGATGGAATTCGCCGTCGAAGCGCAGAAACTTCTCAGCATCAGCCTCGAAGGCAGCGTCGGGTGA
- the sufC gene encoding Fe-S cluster assembly ATPase SufC produces the protein MLLDIKNLHASIDGKEILKGVNLTVNPGEVHAIMGPNGSGKSTLSQVLAGNDAYEVTAGEIMFNGKDLLELEPDERACEGIFMAFQYPVEIPGVQNNYFLKTAYNAIRKYRGQEEVDAVTFIKLLKEKAKLVDLDDKLMKRNVNEGFSGGEKKRNEIFQMAVLDPLLAVLDETDSGLDVDALRTVAGGVDKLRDDKRGIICITHYQRILNYLEPDIVHILANGKIVRTGGSDLAHEVEAKGYAWLDEGAA, from the coding sequence ATGTTGTTAGACATTAAAAACCTTCATGCCTCAATCGACGGCAAGGAAATTTTGAAGGGCGTGAACCTGACCGTAAACCCCGGCGAAGTACACGCCATCATGGGGCCGAACGGCTCCGGCAAAAGTACGCTCTCGCAGGTGCTGGCGGGCAACGACGCCTACGAAGTCACGGCGGGCGAAATCATGTTCAATGGAAAAGACCTGCTCGAATTGGAACCGGACGAACGCGCCTGCGAAGGCATCTTTATGGCGTTTCAATATCCGGTTGAGATTCCCGGTGTGCAGAACAATTACTTTTTGAAGACCGCTTACAATGCGATTCGCAAATATCGCGGCCAAGAGGAAGTCGATGCGGTGACGTTTATCAAATTGCTGAAAGAAAAAGCCAAACTGGTTGATCTTGATGACAAACTGATGAAGCGAAATGTCAACGAAGGCTTCTCGGGCGGCGAAAAAAAGCGCAATGAGATTTTCCAAATGGCGGTGTTGGACCCTCTTTTGGCGGTGCTGGATGAAACCGATTCCGGCCTCGACGTTGACGCGTTGCGCACGGTCGCGGGCGGCGTGGATAAATTGCGCGACGACAAGCGCGGCATTATTTGCATCACCCACTATCAGCGCATCCTCAATTATCTGGAGCCGGACATTGTTCACATTCTCGCCAATGGCAAGATTGTGCGCACCGGCGGCAGCGACCTTGCCCATGAAGTCGAAGCGAAGGGCTACGCCTGGTTAGACGAAGGCGCAGCGTAA